One genomic segment of Streptomyces liangshanensis includes these proteins:
- a CDS encoding MbtH family protein, giving the protein MSSSNPFENPEGVYSVLVNDEGQHSLWPDFAEIPAGWTRTHGPTTRESCLTHIEETWTDLRPKSLTL; this is encoded by the coding sequence ATGAGCAGCAGCAACCCGTTCGAGAACCCCGAGGGCGTCTACTCCGTCCTGGTCAACGACGAGGGCCAGCACAGCCTGTGGCCGGACTTCGCGGAGATCCCCGCGGGCTGGACGAGGACCCACGGCCCGACGACCCGCGAGTCCTGCCTGACCCACATAGAGGAAACCTGGACCGACCTCCGCCCGAAGAGCCTGACCCTCTGA